TCGACCCGGAGGCGGCGGCGCTCGTCCCCCACTCCGTATGCACGCGGCACGCGGTCCTGGCCCTCGGGTTCCGGGAGGGAAAGCTGGTGGTCGCGATGGCCGACCCGGGCAACCTGCTCGTCCTCGACGACCTCAGGATCCGCACGGGCCACGAGCTCGACGTCCTGGTGGCGACCCGCGAGGACATCCTCGCGGCTATCGAACGCCTCCGCTCGATGGAGGACACGACCGACCTGCTGGCCGAGCCCGAGGCGGAGCCCGACGGGCCGGTGGGGCTCGAGGCCGTCGACGCGGCGGACCGGGCTCCCATCGTCAAGGCCGTGAACAGGATCATCATGCAGGCCGTCGAGCAGCGCGCCTCCGACATCCACGTCGAGCCGGAGGAGCGCGACGTACGGATCAGGTTCAGGATCGACGGGGTCCTGCACGAGAAGATGCGTCTGCAGAAGGCCCATCAGCACGGGATCGTCTCCCGCCTGAAGGTGATGGGAGAGGCGGACATCGCGGAGAAGCGTCTCCCGCAGGACGGCCGCGTGACGGTCTCGGTGGCCGGGTCCCCGATCGACCTGCGGATCTCGACGCTCCCCTCGGCCCACGGCGAGGAGGTGGTCATCCGCATCCTCGACCGCAGCAGCTCCCTGCTCGGGCTCGAGGACATGGGTTTCACCCCCGCGATCCTCGACCGCTACCGGACCGCTACCGCCAAGACGACCGGCGCGATCCTCGTCACCGGCCCGACCGGCTCGGGGAAGTCGACGACCCTGTACGCCACGCTGAACGAGTTGAACGACCCGTCCCGCAAGATCATCACCGTTGAGGACCCGATCGAGTACCGGATCGGAGGCCTGCGGCAGATGCAGGTCCACCCGGCGATCGGCCTGACCTTCGCGCACGCGCTACGATCCATCCTGCGATCGGACCCCGACGTGATCATGGTCGGTGAGATCCGGGACCGGGATACGGCCTCCATGGGCGTGCACGCCGCGATGACGGGCCACCTCGTCCTGGCCACGCTTCATACGAACGATGCCCCCACCGCGCCGACCCGGCTGACCGAGATGGGGGTGGAGCCGTTCCTCGTGGCCTCGGCCGTGCAGGCGGTCGTGGCGCAGCGGCTGGCGCGCAGGCTGTGTCCGGAGTGCGCGGAGCCCTACGAGCCCACCCAGGAGCTGCTGGAGCGGATCGGGGTGCCGGTCCCGGAGGGGAAGTCGAAGCGGCAGCTCAAGCGGCCGGTCGGGTGCCGCCACTGCGCGAACACCGGTTACCGGGGACGGGTCGCCCTCGCCGAGCTCATGCTCGTCACCGACGAGATCGAGCGGGCGGTCGCCGACCGGGCTCCCACGGAGACGCTGGCCGAGATCGCGAGGTCCCAGGGGATGGTCCCCCTGCTCGAGGACGGGCTCGCCAAGGCCGCGGCCGGGATCACCTCCCTCGAAGAGGTCCTGCGCGTCGTCGGCTGACGCTCGACACGTCGCCGGTCCTCTGCTAGAGTTCCCGCTCGGTTCTCACGCGCCCTGCGCGCGAGCTCCCGGGCGGCGGCCAGACACCAGCCTTCACAGGCCTGCGCTGACGCGCGCCCTCGGAAGAACCCCTCCCCTGAGGCAACCGCCCCTCGCGCGGGCCACGACACAGGAAGTTCGTGAGCCATGAAGCGAGAGCGCAGCGATACGACGCGGGTCCTCCTCCGCTACATCGGCCCCCACCGGGGCCGGGTGGCGCTGCTCGCCCTGTTCCTGCTCCTCAGTATGGGGCTCCCGCTCGCCGGGCCGCAGATCCTGCGCGTGTTCATCGACACCGCGCTCGACGCCGGCGAGATGGAGGTCCTGATCAGGCTCGCCCTGCTCTACCTGGCGATCGGACTGGTCGCGGAGGTGATCGCCGTCGTCACGACGTACATGGCCGAGCAGGTCGGGTGGACGGCGACGAACGACCTGAGATCCGACCTGACCGAGCACGCCCTCGGGCTGGACGTGGCCTACCACAACAGCCACACCCCCGGAGAGATGATCGAGAGGATCGACGGCGACGTCAGCGCGCTGTCCAACTTCTTCTCGGTCTTCGTGCTGTACATCCTGGGGTCCGCGATCTTCGGGCTCGGCATCCTCGTCCTCGTCGCCCGGGAGCACCTGGGGGTGGGGGCGGTGCTGGCCGCCTTCGCGGCCGTCTCGGTGAGCGTCATGCACCGGCTGCGCCGGATCGCGGTCCCGGCCTCTACGGCCCAGCGGGAGGCTTCGGCGGAGCTGTTCGGGTTCCTCGAGGAGCGCCTCTCCGGCACCGACGACATCCGGTCCCTGGGCGCCGGACACCACGTCATGCGCGGCTTCGCACGCGCGAACCGGCTGCTGCACCGTCGGCTCGTCCACTCCGAGAAGGTCGGGGTGCTCATCTGGACGGCGTCCACCGTCCTGTTCGGCGTGAGCATCGCGATGACGCTCGCCCTCGGCGGCTGGCTGTTCGCCCGCGGACAGGCCACCCCGGGCACGATCTTCATGCTCTTCCAGTACGTGATGATGCTCGACCAGCCGATCATGAACATCGCGTCGCAGATGCGCGAGTTCCAGAAGGCGGGAGCCGGGCTGAACCGCATCGGGGACCTGCTGGCGGAGAGGCCCACCATCGTCGACGGGTCCGCTCCGCTGCCCGACGGAGCCCTCTCCGTCGAGCTGGACGGGGTCACCTTCGCCTACGCCGACGACGACGTGACCGTGCTGGACGACGTGTCCCTCCGCGTCTCCCCGGGTGAGGTGGTCGGGGTCCTCGGCCGGACGGGGTCCGGGAAGACGACCCTGACGCGCCTGCTCCTGCGTCTGTACGACGTGGGGCAGGGGTCCGTCCGGGTGGGCGGACACGACATGCGTGAGCTCTCCCTGGACGACCTGCGCCGCCGGGTGGGCGTGGTGACCCAGGACGTCCAGCTCTTCCAGGGGTCGGTCCGGGACAACCTGACGCTGTTCGACGGCTCGATAACCGACGAGGCGATAGTGGATGCCCTGCGCACGCTGGGGCTCGGCGCGTGGCTGGAGGGGCTCCCGGACGGCTTGGACACGGAGCTGGCCTCGCAGGGCGGGGGGCTATCCGCCGGACAGGCCCAGCTGCTCGCCTTCGCCCGGGTGTTCCTGCGCGACCCGGGCCTGGTCATCCTCGACGAGGCCTCGTCGCGTCTGGACCCGGCCACCGAGGCGATGATCGAGTCGGCCGTGGACCGCCTGCTGGTGGGTCGGACGGCCGTCATCGTCGCGCACCGGCTGGCCACCCTGGGGCGCGCGGACACGATCGTCGTGATGGAGCACGGACGGGTGCTCGAGCACGGACCGCGGGCCGAGCTCGCTTCCGATCCCGGCTCCCGGTTCGCCAGGCTCCTGCGGACCGGCATCGAGGAGGTGCTCGCATGACCCCCATACGCGACCGCGTCCCCACCGACACCCTGGGTAGGACCGTCCGGTCCTGGCCCCTGGGATGGCGGCTGGCCCGCACCCACCTGGGCTCGTACGCCGCGTCCGGGGCGCTGTGGGCTGCCCGGAGCCTGTGGTTCATCCCCATGGGGCTCTGGTCGCGCGCCGCCCTGAACCGGATCACGGGCGACGCCACCGGCGAGCTCTGGAAGCCGCTCGTGGGCCTGCTCGGCACCGAGCTGCTGCGGGCCGCCTCGTTCTGGGCGGCGTGCGTCGTCTGGACGTCCTGCTTCTACGCGTTCGTCACCGTCATGCGCACGAACGTGCTCGGGCGCGTCGTCCGGGGGCCCGGCCGCGGACGGGTCCCGGACTCCCCCGGGGAGGCGATCAGCCGGTTCCGCGACGACACCGAGGAGTTCGTGTACCTCCACGACCTGTGGATCGACGTCACCTCGGCCCTGCTGCTGACCGTGGCGGCCATGGTCGTGATGGTCCGCATCGACCCCGTCCTGACCGCGATCGTGCTCTTCCCGATGGCGGCGACCCTGCTGATCATGCACAAGACCGGGCCCCGGATCCGCGTGAACCGCCGGGCGACGCGGCGGGCGACCTCGGCCGTCACCGGGTTCATCGGCGAATCCTTCGGCGCCGTGCTGGCCATCAAGGTCTCGGGGGCGGAGCGTGGGGTGCTGCGACGCTTCCGGGAGCTGTCCGAGACGCGTCGGGTGGCGGCCGTACGCGACCGGCTCTTCGTCGAGATCACGGACAAGATCATGGAGAACCTCGTCCACGTCGCGATCGGCGTGCTGCTCCTGCTCGCCGCCGGACGCATGCGCACCGGCACGTTCACGGTCGGGGACATGGCGCTCTTCACCATGTACATGCACTGGCTGATGTGGCTCCCGCGCTGGACGGGCCGCCTGATCGCCCGTACGAAGCAGTCGGCGGTCAACATGGGGCGGCTGGCCAGGATCGTCGAGGGAGCCCCGGCCGAGGTCGTGGTCGAGCCCTGCGTCACCGGTCTGAGTGGGGAGCTGCCATCGGTGCCGGAGGTGGAGCGTTCCCCCGACGACCGCCTCGAGGTGCTCGAGGCGCGCGGGCTCACGTACCGCTACCCGGACACCGGCCGCGGGATCACCGACGTGTCGCTGCGCATCGAGCGCGGCAGCTTCGTCGTGGTCTGCGGCCGGATCGGGTCGGGCAAGACCACCCTCCTGCGAGCCCTGCTCGGCCTGGTCGACCTCGAAGCGGGCGAGACCGTCTGGAACGGACGCGTCGTCTCCGACCCGATGTCCTTCTTCGTCCCGCCGCGCTCGGCGTACACGGCTCAGGTCCCGCGGCTGTTCAGCGAGAGCCTGCGCGACAACATGGTGCTCGGACAGCCCGTCCCCGACGACCGTTTGGCCGAGGCCGTCCGACTCGCCGTATTCGAGGACGACCTGGCCGAGATGCACGGCGGGCTGGACACGGTGATCGGACCCCGGGGGGTCAGGCTGTCCGGCGGGCAGGTCCAACGGACCGCCGCCGCCCGGATGTTCGTGACGGGCGCCGAGCTGCTCGTGTTCGACGACCTCTCCTCGGCCCTGGACGTGGTCACGGAGGCCGAGGTCTGGGACCGCGTCTTCGCCCGCGGCGACGCGACCTGCCTGGCTGTCTCGCACCGCCGGGCGGCCCTCCGCCGTGCGGACACGGTCGTCGTGATGAAGGACGGGACGGTCGAGGCGTCCGGCCCGCTGAACGAGCTGCTCGAGACCTCCGACGAGATGCGCGCGCTATGGGCGGCCGACGAGGGAGCCTGGCACCGCGACGCCGCGGTGCGGTAGCGAGCTCAGATGAGGCGGCGGTCGCTCGCCCAGCGGGTCAGTTCGTGACGGCTCGACAGCTGGAGCTTGCGCAGTACGGCCGATACGTGCGTCTCCACCGTCTTCACCGAGATGTGCAGCCGCCGGGCGACCTCCTTGTACGTGTACCCGCGGGCGATCAGGCGCAGCACCTCCTTCTCGCGCACGGTCAGCTGGTCGACCTCCGGGTCCTCCGGGACGGGGATGTCGCCGGCGAACGCGTCCAGGACGAACCCGGCCAGGCGGGGCGAGAACACGGCGTCCCCCTCGTGGACCCGCCGGATCGCGTCGGCGAGGTCCTCGGGGGAGATCGTCTTCGTCACGTAGCCGCGCGCCCCGGACCTGACCACCGCTATCACGTCCTCGGGGGCGTCGGAGACGGACAGGGCCAGGAAGCGGACGTCCGGATGGGTCGCGTGGACGGCCTCGATGACGGCTCGTCCGCCGCCGCCCGGCATGTGGACGTCGAGCAGGACGACGTCCGGCTTGGCCTGCCGTATCCCGTCGATGGCCCGGTCGACGTCGGATGCCTCGCCGACCACGTCGACGCGTCCGGCCAGCTCGGCCTTGACCCCGGAAAGGAACAGCCGGTGGTCGTCCACCACGAAGACCCGGGTCATGTTCCGTTCCTCGGCATCCGCAGCTTCACCTCGCACCCCTCGCCGGTCGCGGTGACGATCTCGACCTTGCCTCCGTGCCGCTCGATGCGCCCCCTGATCGAGTCCGCGATGCCCCGCCGGTCGGCCGGAACGGCCGAGATGTCGAAACCGCGCCCCCGGTCACGCACGTAGGCAGTCACCGCGTCATCCTCGCACTCCACGTAGACCGAGACCTCCTCGGCTCCCGAGTGCACGGCCGCGTTCGCTGCCGCCTCCCGCAGCGCCCTGACGAGCGCGACCATGCGGTCGTCGGCGGCCGCGTCGCCCACCACCACGAGCTCGACGGGCACGTCGTGTGCGTCCTCCACCTCTTCCATCGTCGTCGTGACCAGGGCGGCCAGCTCGGTGCGGGCCGCGGGTGCCGCGGCCGAGTAGAGCCAGCTGCGCAGCTCCCGTTCCTGTCGTCGGGCCAGCGTCACCATCTTCCGCGGGTCGCCGGCGTTGCGCTGGATGAGCGCGAGCGTCTGCAGCACGGAGTCGTGTAGGTGCGCCGCCACCTCTGCGCGCTCCTGGGAGCGCACGCGTTCGCGGCGCTCATCCGAGACCTGGCGCAGGAGCCGCGATAGGAGCGGTCCGAACGCGACCACGAGTCCCGCGGTCGTGACGAGGACCGCGACCACGACGCTGCCGACCGCCCGTAGGTCGTCCTGGGCCGCGACGAGCGAAGCCATCCCCACGACCACGAGGGCTCCGCCCGCAGCCAGCCTCACGAGCGGGGGACGGGTGACGAGGAGGTCGCGACCTCCGATGCGGACCCAGGTCGGGCGCACCTCGGGCTCCGTCCGGATGTAGAGGAGCGCTGCACCCATGCCCGCCAGGACGAGGGGCACGCCCACCGCGTCGCCCACCCACAGCCCGTACGCCCGGAACACCACCAGCAGGCCGACGACCACGAGACCCAGCGCGACCGCCTGCTGGGCCGTGGGCTCCCTCGCGGGGGGCGCCGCCGGATCGTCCGGATCCAGCGAGACCGCCCATGCGACCAGGTAGGCGACGGCACCGACCCCTGCGGCGAAGGTCAGGAGGGCCAGCGCGATCCGGACGACCATGGCATCCACGCCCCACCGGGCGCCGAGTCCGGCCGCGACGCCGGTGAGCACGGCGTCCTGGGGTCGGCGGGCGAAACGGAGGGCCTCCATGTCGGCGATGGTCTCACGGCCGGCCCGGGACGGACATCAGGGGAGTCCCTGAGAAGGGTCAGGGTGGGGCGGTCGATATCAGGGCCTCCCCCGATTGTCCTGTCGGCCGGTCGGAGGCACGATGCGGACATGGACCACGAGCAGAGCAACGACACGGGAGCCCACGAGGCTCCAACCGCGGGGGCCCCGGCCCCCGCAGCAACACCGCGCCCCCCGGCGGCGACGGTCCGGACGTTCCGGCGCCGCCGCCTGGACAAGGTGATCTCCGGCGTCTGCAGCGGACTGGGCGCCTACACCGGGACGGACCCCGTCCTGTGGCGGCTGGGGTTCGTCGGCGCGACCATCTTCACCGGAGGCGTGGCGGCCATCGTCTACGTGATCGCCGCGGTAGTGGTGCCGTACGGGGACGACGACGCGTCGTCCCCGGCGGTCACCCTCGACCTCAACCGCTGGATCGGCATCGCGCTCTCCGTGGTCGGGCTGTCCCTGATGTTCGGCCTGTTCGACCAGGGTCCGTGGTGGGGGCCGCGCGGCGGGGTCCTCTGGGGGCTCCTGCTGATCGGAGCCGGGGTGACGCTGTGGAACGGCTCACGCGACGAACCCGCGCCGTCCGAGCCGTTGCCAGACGCACGGTCGGCTCCGCCGGCGCCCGAGCCGGCCGTCCCCGTCGGCGGCGGCCTCCTGACGGCGCCCACCACCACCCCCGTCGCCGCTCCCGTGGACAGGCCGGCGGCGCCGCGCGAGCGTTCGTACCTCGGGCGAGCGACCCTGGGAGCCACGGCGATCGTGATGGGGGTCCTCCTCATGCTCGACTCGGCGGGCGTCCTGCGTCTCTCCCTCGGCGCGGCCGCGGCCGTCGCCTTGCTCATCACGGGAGCCGGACTGATCGTCGGCGCCTGGCGGGGGAGGGCCCGCGGCCTCATCGCCCTCGGGGTCCTGCTCACGCTGGTGCTCTGCGCGTCGACCTATGCCCCGGCCGGCCTGCGAGCGGGGGTGGGGGAGCTGGTGGAGACGCCGCTGTCGGCCGCCGAGGCTTCCCGGGGGTACCGGCTCTCGGCCGGGGCGCTGCACCTGGATCTGACGGAGATCGACACGGCAGCCTCTATCCCGGTCGAGGTCGGTGCAGGCGAGGTGACGATCGTGCTGCCGGCGGACGCCGCCGTCGTCCTGCGAGCCCGGATCGGTGCGGGGGAGCTCTGGCTCCCGGGCGCGGGCCGCGCCGGCTCGCTCGTCGAGGACGGGCCGGCCCGCCACCGCGGTTCGGGGTTGAACCACGACCGGACGGTGCGGCTGGACGGCCTACCCGGGGCTCCGCGGCTCCACGTCGACGTGCGCATCGGGGTCGGTGAGCTCAGGGTGGTCCGAGGGGAGCGCGGGTCGGAACCGCCCGCCGAGTTCGGGTCCCAGGAGGAGGTGGCGCTGTGAAGAGACATGCCCTCGACCCCGTCTCTCTGATCGCGGGCGCGTTCTTCGCGCTCTTCGCGGTCCTCTACCTGACCGGCGCGCTGGACGGTTCCCTCGTCCGGATCCGGTGGCTCGGAGCCGCGTCCCTGGTCGCGCTGGGGCTCGCTCTGCTGCTCTCGCCCCGGTCGCGCCCGGACCCCACACCCGACCCGGGCGACCCCGCCTAGGACCGCGCCCAAGGCGCGCCCGAGCGGGATAATGGGGAGCTATCCGTCCCACGAAGATGGGAGGCCGCGTCGCGGCCTCCCACCTCCACCCCAAGCGCCCTCAGAAGCTGATCTTCGCGGTGCGGAGGTCCTGACCGACCGACCCCGGCCGGTACTGCTGGATCCGAGCGGGAGGCCCGAGGTCGACCGTGAGGTGCAGGCGCCCCTCTTCGTCGGCCACGACCAGGTCCTCCACCGCGCCCGTCACCTCGACCGTCGCGCCGGGCCCCGCCACCCGACCGGTGACGACCCTGGTCATCCCGGACCCCGTGATGTGGAACCCGTCGGACGAGGCACCCCTGATCTCCAGGAACTCGGGCGCTCGGGCGGGGTCGGCGGTGAACGACCATCCCCAGGCGGACGAGTGCGCCTCGACGGTGCGGTAGTCGAAGGCCGCCGGGTCCGGACGGCCGAGGTTGGCGAGGACGTGGGGCACCCACTCCCGGAGCACTTCCGCGCCGTACTGGTACAGGTGGCCCCCGTCGTGCTCGGTGGCGTGGTACCCGATCCCCTCGGCGTCCAGGGCGGCTACGAAGTCACGCTGCATCTGGTTGAGGTTCATCTCGGGCTGCGAGCCGAACACGACGTCGAGCGGGGACGCCTCGTGCTGGGCGGGGATCCCGTTCCCCACGGCGGTGCGGATATCCGTACCGCGCAGGTTCGCCGCCAGGTCGAGGGGGTTGCGGTCGCGCCACCACACCTCGTCGAGGACGTAGTCCCCGAAGATCGGCATGGAGGGCGAGTAGGGCTGGTCGTAACCGCCGTCGAGGCTGTACAGGCCGGACGCCATCGGTCCCCAGCCGGGGTTGCGGATGTCCAGCACCCCGGAGAGGGAGGCGGCGAAGGCGAACAGCTCCGGGTGCCGGGCGGACAGGAACATGGCCCCGTAACCACCCTGCGAGAAGCCGGCTATCGCTCGGTGTCCGCGCTGGGCCACCGTGCGGTAGGTGGAGTCGACGTGGGGGACCAGGCTCTGCACGAAGAGCGTCTCCAGCTGATACCTGCCGTCGCGCCAGTCGTTGTACATGCCGACCCCGTTGTGGGGGGACACGACGATGAGGCCCTGATCGGCCACGGCGGACACGTCCATCACCTCGAACCAGGTGTTCTCGTCGCCGCCGCCTCCCGGGAGCAGGTAGAGCACGGGGTAGGCGCGTCCCGAGGTCTCGTAGTCGGAGGGGAGCTGGACGCGGAAGCGGAGTTCGTTGGACGGCATGGCGAGGGTGTCGCACCGGTTGGGGTCCTGGTCGGCTCCCGGCAGGACGAAGCCCGCCGGGGCGATCGTGCCGCAGGGGTAGGTCGGGTTCCCGCCCGCGTAGGCCACTATCTGGCCCTCGGCGGCCACGCACGCGGTGGCCGCTCCGCGGTTGCGGCCGAGCCAGACGCCGTTGCCCCCTCCAGATGCGCACCGCTCGTAGCTGGGCATGCATCCCGCCTCGCCGGGTGTGCACTCCGCCGCTGCGGCCGGGGGCATCGACGCGCCGGCCACGGCCAGCACGATCAGGACCAGCATCCGCCTCATCCGTCTCCTCCCTCAGGGCCCGGGGCCGGACCCGTCGTCAGGGCCCGCGCCGTACGCGTTCGAGACCGGCCGCCTCGTACGTAGAGGCTTTCGAGCCGGCAGGGCACATCCCTGCCGCGAGGCCCTGCGTACCGTTCCCCGTCGCGCCACAGCCGGTCCATCGCCGGGGAACCTATCCAGCGCAGCCCCGGGCGTCCGCGGACTTATGCACACATGGGACGTGGCAGTATCGACGGGTGGAGGTCGACATGAGCGAGGTGTCGCGCGCCGCGGCCCGGGACCGCCGGGTCACGAGCCCGTGACGCCGCCGCGTTTCCGGACGATCATCGAACCGTTCCGGATCAAGTCCGTCGAGCCGATCCGGTTCACGACGCCGGAGGAGCGGGAGGCGGCGCTCTACACGGCCGGCTACAACCTGTTCGCGCTGGCGAGCGAAGACGTGATCATCGACCTGCTGACCGACTCGGGGACGGGAGCGATGTCCTCCGAGCAGTGGGCGGGGATGATGCGGGGGGACGAGTCCTACGCCGGGTCCCGGTCGTTCTTCAGGTTCGAGGAGGTCGTCCGGGATCTGACGGGGTTCCGCCACGTGATCCCCACCCACCAGGGCCGGGCCGCCGAGAGGATCCTGTTCGGGGAGGTGGCGCGCCCGGGCCAGGTCGTCCCGAACAACACGCACTTCGACACGACCCGGGCCAACGTCGAGCACACGGGCGCCGTCGCTCGGGACCTCGTGATCGCCGAGGGACGCGAGCCGGCCGTCCTGCACCCCTTCAAGGGCAACATGGACCTCCACGCCCTCGAACGGACGCTGACGGAAGAGGACGTCCCCCTCGTGATGGTCACCGTCACCAACAACTCCGGCGGCGGACAGCCCGTCTCCCTGCAGAACCTGCGCGGGGTGAGGGCGCTCTGCGACCGGTTCGGGGTCCCTCTGTTCCTGGACGCCTGCCGGTTCGCCGAGAACGCGTGGTTCATCAAGATCCGGGAGCCCGGACACGCCGACCGGACGCCCACCGATATCGCCCGGGAGATGTTCTCGCTGGCCGACGGCGCGACGTTCAGCGCCAAGAAGGACGGGCTCGCCAACATCGGCGGGTTCCTCGCCTGCAACGACGACGACCTCGCCGCCCGGTGCCGGGCCGACCTGATCCTCACGGAAGGGTTCCCCACCTACGGGGGCCTGGCCGGGTACGACCTGGAGGCGATCGCGGTCGGGCTGCGAGAGGTCCTACATGAGGACTACCTGCGGTACCGCGTCCGGTCCGTCGAGTACCTGTGGGAGCGGTGCCGAGACGCGGGGGTGCCGGTCGTCAGCCCGCCGGGGGGACACGCGGTCTACCTCGACGCGAAGGGGCTGCTCCCGCACATCCCCCCTCACGAGTACCCGGGGCAGGCGCTCGCGGTCGAGATGTACCGGCTGGGCGGTGTCCGTCCGGTGGAGATCGGGAGCGTCATGTTCGGTCGTCCCCAGCCGGACGGCACCGAGGAGCCGGCGCCGATGGAGCTCGTCCGCTGCACGATCCCGCGCCGGGTCTACACCCAGTCGCACATCGACTACGTGGCCGAGGTGATCGAGGGCGTGGCGGCGCGGGCCGAGGCGATGCGGGGGTACCGCATCACCTGGCAGCCCCCGTTCCTCCGTCACTTCACGGCCCGGTTCGAGCCGCTCGGCTGACCCGACCGCGCTCCCCAGCCGTGCCTCGGCGACGGCCGCTGTAGGCTCACGGGGTGAACACGCAGCCCCCGCAGATCGCCGCCCACGGCTCCCTCCTCGACCTGGTGGGGGAGACCCCCCTCGTCCGGCTCGACCGGGTCGGACGCGACCTCGGATGCACCCTCGTGGCCAAGCTCGAGTTCCTGAACCCCGGCGGCTCGGTGAAGGACCGGCCGGCGATCGCGATGGTCGAGGCGGCCGAGCGCGACGGGCTCCTGCGTCCCGGCGGCACGATCGTCGAGCCGACCTCCGGCAACACGGGGGTCGGGCTCGCCATAGTCGCCGCGCGGAAGGGCTACCGGTGCGTCTTCGTGATGCCCGACAAGATGTCGGCCGAGAAGATCTCACTGCTGCGCGCGTACGGGGCGGAGGTGGTGGTCTGTCCCACCGCGGTGGCTCCCGATCACCCCGAGTCCTACTACTCGGTGGCGAACCGGATCACGGAAGCGACGCCCGGCGCGTTCCAACCGAACCAGTACCGCAACGTCGCCAACCCCGACTCCCACTACCGCAGCACGGGTCCGGAGATATGGCGTCAGACGTCCGGACGGGTCACCCACTTCGTGGCCGGGATAGGGACGGGCGGCACGATCTCGGGGATCGGCCGCTACCTGAAGGAGCAGAACCCCGACGTCCAGGTCGTGGGGGCCGACCCGGAAGGGTCGGTCTACTCGGGCGGGTCCGGACGTCCCTACCTCGTCGAAGGGATCGGGGAGGACTTCTGGCCCACCACCTATGACCCCGACGTGGTCGACCGGGTCGTGATGGTGTCCGACCGCGACTCCTTCCTCACCGCCCGGCGTGTCACCCGGGAGGAGGGGATCCTCGTGGGCGGGTCCACCGGGACGGCCGTCTGGGCGGCGCTGCACATCGGGCGGGAGCTCGGTCCCGACGCAGTGGTCGTGGTGATCGTGCCCGATTCCGGACGCGGATACCTGTCCAAGCTCTACAACGACGCCTGGATGGCCGAGTACGGGTTCCTCGAGGGCACGGGCCGGACGGTGGGGGACGTCCTGCACGCGAAGGGGGACGACCAGCCGCCGCTGATCCACGTCCACCCGACCGAGCCCGTCCGCCAGGCCATAGAGATCCTGCGGGAGTACGACGTGTCGCAGATGCCCGTCCTGAAGGAGGAGCCCCCGGTCGCGGTGGCCGAGGTGGTCGGGGCGGTCCGCGACCGCGACCTGCTGGACCGCGCGTTCCGAGATGCGTCCGTGCTCGACGCTCCGGTCGGGGAGGTGATGGGTCCGGCGCTCCCGACCATCGGGTCCGGGGAGCCGGTCGAGTCGGCGGTGGCGAAGCTCGAGCACGCTTCCGCCCTCCTCGTGATCGAGGACGGCCACCCGGTAGGCATCGTCTCCCGCTCGGACCTCCTGGACTTCCTGTCGAAGGGACGAGCATGAACGAGGACTGGGGCTTCGAGACACGCGCCATACACGCTGGACAGGAGCCGGACCCGACCACGGGCGCGGTGATCGTCCCGATCTACCAGACCTCCACGTACGCGCAGGAGGAGGTCGGGAAGCACAAGGGGTACGAGTACTCGCGCACGGGCAACCCCACGCGCACGGCCGTCGAGCGGTGCCTGGCCTCGCTCGAGGGAGCCCGGTTCGGTCTCGCCTTCTCGAGCGGCTTGGCCGCCAGCGACGCGCTGCTCCGGCAGCTCTCCCCCGGCGACCACATCGTCATCCCCAACGACGCGTACGGCGGGACGTACCGGCTGGTCTCGAAGGTCTATGAGCCCCACGGTTTCCGTCACACACCCGTGGACATGACCTCGCTCGACGCGCTCGCCGGAGCCTGGACCGACCGGACCCGGGTCGTCTGGGTGGAGACGCCCACCAACCCGCTCCTCACCGTGGTGGACATCGCCGCGATCGCGGCGTTCGCCCGGGAACGCGGCGCGATCTGCGTGGTGGACAACACGTTCGCGACCTCGTGGCTCCAGCGCCC
The DNA window shown above is from Actinomycetota bacterium and carries:
- a CDS encoding PspC domain-containing protein; translation: MEALRFARRPQDAVLTGVAAGLGARWGVDAMVVRIALALLTFAAGVGAVAYLVAWAVSLDPDDPAAPPAREPTAQQAVALGLVVVGLLVVFRAYGLWVGDAVGVPLVLAGMGAALLYIRTEPEVRPTWVRIGGRDLLVTRPPLVRLAAGGALVVVGMASLVAAQDDLRAVGSVVVAVLVTTAGLVVAFGPLLSRLLRQVSDERRERVRSQERAEVAAHLHDSVLQTLALIQRNAGDPRKMVTLARRQERELRSWLYSAAAPAARTELAALVTTTMEEVEDAHDVPVELVVVGDAAADDRMVALVRALREAAANAAVHSGAEEVSVYVECEDDAVTAYVRDRGRGFDISAVPADRRGIADSIRGRIERHGGKVEIVTATGEGCEVKLRMPRNGT
- a CDS encoding PspC domain-containing protein, with product MDHEQSNDTGAHEAPTAGAPAPAATPRPPAATVRTFRRRRLDKVISGVCSGLGAYTGTDPVLWRLGFVGATIFTGGVAAIVYVIAAVVVPYGDDDASSPAVTLDLNRWIGIALSVVGLSLMFGLFDQGPWWGPRGGVLWGLLLIGAGVTLWNGSRDEPAPSEPLPDARSAPPAPEPAVPVGGGLLTAPTTTPVAAPVDRPAAPRERSYLGRATLGATAIVMGVLLMLDSAGVLRLSLGAAAAVALLITGAGLIVGAWRGRARGLIALGVLLTLVLCASTYAPAGLRAGVGELVETPLSAAEASRGYRLSAGALHLDLTEIDTAASIPVEVGAGEVTIVLPADAAVVLRARIGAGELWLPGAGRAGSLVEDGPARHRGSGLNHDRTVRLDGLPGAPRLHVDVRIGVGELRVVRGERGSEPPAEFGSQEEVAL
- a CDS encoding alpha/beta hydrolase family protein, whose product is MRRMLVLIVLAVAGASMPPAAAAECTPGEAGCMPSYERCASGGGNGVWLGRNRGAATACVAAEGQIVAYAGGNPTYPCGTIAPAGFVLPGADQDPNRCDTLAMPSNELRFRVQLPSDYETSGRAYPVLYLLPGGGGDENTWFEVMDVSAVADQGLIVVSPHNGVGMYNDWRDGRYQLETLFVQSLVPHVDSTYRTVAQRGHRAIAGFSQGGYGAMFLSARHPELFAFAASLSGVLDIRNPGWGPMASGLYSLDGGYDQPYSPSMPIFGDYVLDEVWWRDRNPLDLAANLRGTDIRTAVGNGIPAQHEASPLDVVFGSQPEMNLNQMQRDFVAALDAEGIGYHATEHDGGHLYQYGAEVLREWVPHVLANLGRPDPAAFDYRTVEAHSSAWGWSFTADPARAPEFLEIRGASSDGFHITGSGMTRVVTGRVAGPGATVEVTGAVEDLVVADEEGRLHLTVDLGPPARIQQYRPGSVGQDLRTAKISF
- a CDS encoding tryptophanase; translated protein: MTPPRFRTIIEPFRIKSVEPIRFTTPEEREAALYTAGYNLFALASEDVIIDLLTDSGTGAMSSEQWAGMMRGDESYAGSRSFFRFEEVVRDLTGFRHVIPTHQGRAAERILFGEVARPGQVVPNNTHFDTTRANVEHTGAVARDLVIAEGREPAVLHPFKGNMDLHALERTLTEEDVPLVMVTVTNNSGGGQPVSLQNLRGVRALCDRFGVPLFLDACRFAENAWFIKIREPGHADRTPTDIAREMFSLADGATFSAKKDGLANIGGFLACNDDDLAARCRADLILTEGFPTYGGLAGYDLEAIAVGLREVLHEDYLRYRVRSVEYLWERCRDAGVPVVSPPGGHAVYLDAKGLLPHIPPHEYPGQALAVEMYRLGGVRPVEIGSVMFGRPQPDGTEEPAPMELVRCTIPRRVYTQSHIDYVAEVIEGVAARAEAMRGYRITWQPPFLRHFTARFEPLG